From a single Bryobacter aggregatus MPL3 genomic region:
- a CDS encoding ribonuclease T2 family protein, translating to MRTLQLAALALVLAAPPAVSQQCTIPANVPRTRPTRIDYVNKDIAVDSYGLSISWSPQFCNSPAGKSPANEWQCADHSFGFVVHGLWPQSSAATRNSEHPRFCQAPQMLPANVIKPHLCTMAGAQLIQDEWNKHGSCAWPNATAYLDQVEKLYKNLVLPDLKPGRTTAGAVRKAIVDANRSKGLRPEHTEVRVISGNRFSEFMVCYDKDFKFAACASSGTPDSIEISVAAKK from the coding sequence ATGAGAACACTTCAACTCGCGGCGCTGGCCCTCGTCCTGGCTGCGCCGCCCGCCGTGTCGCAACAATGCACAATTCCGGCCAATGTGCCGCGAACCAGACCCACTCGCATTGACTACGTCAACAAGGACATTGCAGTCGATTCCTATGGGCTCTCTATCAGTTGGTCGCCGCAGTTCTGCAACTCGCCCGCAGGCAAGAGCCCTGCGAACGAATGGCAATGTGCTGACCATAGCTTTGGCTTTGTTGTCCATGGTCTCTGGCCACAGTCCTCGGCCGCCACACGGAATAGCGAACATCCTCGCTTCTGCCAGGCGCCGCAGATGCTGCCGGCGAATGTGATCAAGCCGCACCTGTGTACGATGGCCGGCGCACAGTTGATCCAGGATGAATGGAACAAGCACGGCTCCTGCGCCTGGCCGAATGCGACCGCTTATCTCGATCAGGTGGAGAAGCTTTACAAGAACCTCGTGCTCCCGGACTTGAAGCCAGGCCGGACAACCGCAGGCGCCGTGCGCAAGGCGATTGTCGATGCGAATCGAAGCAAGGGACTGCGGCCGGAGCATACGGAAGTCCGCGTGATTTCTGGAAATCGCTTCTCGGAGTTCATGGTCTGCTATGACAAGGACTTCAAGTTTGCAGCATGTGCGAGTTCCGGGACGCCAGACTCGATCGAGATCAGCGTCGCGGCGAAGAAGTAG
- a CDS encoding ester cyclase, which translates to MVRRFAEEVITQGNIDSASRFVWEDVVELVPFPGQGPGLEGLKDILRGMRSSFPDLNFAIEEQIAQGDKVVSRFEWVGTHQHEFLGVPATGRQVRVWGIVIDRIEEGRIKDTRIIMDMLGLMMQLGVFPAPPA; encoded by the coding sequence GTGGTTCGGCGCTTCGCGGAAGAAGTAATCACACAGGGCAATATCGACTCGGCGTCGCGCTTTGTGTGGGAGGATGTGGTCGAGTTGGTTCCGTTTCCGGGTCAGGGCCCCGGGCTGGAAGGGCTGAAGGACATTCTTCGCGGCATGCGATCTTCCTTCCCGGATTTGAACTTTGCGATCGAGGAACAAATTGCGCAAGGTGACAAAGTGGTGAGCCGCTTTGAGTGGGTGGGCACGCATCAGCACGAGTTCCTCGGAGTGCCTGCAACGGGCCGTCAAGTCCGGGTTTGGGGCATCGTCATCGATCGGATTGAAGAAGGGCGCATCAAAGACACGCGCATCATCATGGACATGCTTGGATTGATGATGCAGTTGGGTGTATTCCCCGCGCCACCGGCTTGA
- a CDS encoding ECF-type sigma factor — MALEISFTPEELALSGFASFATDRAALDHLFSVTYEELRRLASLVRRRDPGATLSPTTLVNEAWIKLARTPAVAQLSDLHFKRIAARAMRQVLIAAARKRNAGKRSAGPGMSVTFHENLSAGVTCDEELLALDVALEELAKMNPRQALLVEGRFFGGLEVAEITRLLGVSEATVLRDWRVARAWLAQQLDRQLRG; from the coding sequence ATGGCTCTCGAAATTTCTTTTACGCCCGAGGAATTGGCTCTCAGTGGCTTTGCTTCGTTCGCCACGGATCGAGCCGCCTTGGACCATCTGTTCAGCGTGACCTATGAAGAACTGCGCCGGCTTGCTTCGTTGGTGCGGCGGCGCGACCCGGGCGCGACACTGAGTCCAACGACCTTGGTGAATGAGGCGTGGATCAAACTGGCTCGCACTCCTGCTGTCGCACAGTTGAGTGACCTGCATTTCAAACGCATTGCAGCCCGGGCCATGCGGCAGGTACTGATTGCCGCAGCCCGCAAGCGCAATGCCGGGAAGCGAAGTGCAGGGCCCGGGATGAGTGTGACCTTTCATGAGAATCTCTCTGCCGGGGTGACTTGCGATGAAGAGTTGCTCGCGCTCGATGTGGCGCTGGAAGAGCTGGCGAAGATGAATCCGCGGCAAGCGCTGCTGGTGGAGGGACGCTTCTTCGGGGGCTTGGAAGTTGCGGAAATCACGCGCTTGCTGGGTGTGTCCGAGGCGACGGTGCTGCGAGACTGGCGTGTCGCGCGGGCCTGGCTCGCACAGCAGCTCGATCGGCAACTCCGTGGATAG
- a CDS encoding serine/threonine-protein kinase has protein sequence MDSSRWEQVQQLFHAVSDLEEEQQLAALRALCPEEGLVAEVLAMIGQDRKASVLDAPLEVIAETVFEEEARQQIGPYTVEHLIGEGGMGRVFLAHRADLNVRAAIKILRDAWISPARRERFLQEQRTLAQLNHPNIARLLDADTLTDGTPYFVMEYVEGLDLIHYGAALGVRERLALFRQLCLAVQFAHQQAILHRDIKPSNVLVTAEGTVKLLDFGIAKQLDVLDVTRTGLSLMTPAYASPEQIRGESLGVRSDLYSLGVVLSELLQGCEMTEDLQVLVAKAQHSDPEQRYASAEALLRDIDHYLRGEPLEARPDSLVYRTRMLIRRNRTAVLASAVMLAGLVSLVSFFLMRLQTERNSALAEAARAQRIQRFMLNLFEGGDQESGPAKDLSVATLMERGRQQAKVLDQDPQIQAELYETLGDIQLKLGQWKQAEELFSAADAKIPNRSTNLVSRGLLRVDQARLDEAEGLIRRGLAEAQRTLPPGHPQIAEAMEALGRALEEKGKYDEAIRVLDEAVRLRAAGSGADLAGSLYELANVHFYAGHYDESQALNLRVLAMRRKLYGERHPSLAEALVNLGAIEQEKGNYQKAEDYQRQALALTRAFYGETHYRTGPV, from the coding sequence GTGGATAGCAGCCGTTGGGAGCAGGTACAGCAACTGTTCCATGCGGTGTCGGACTTGGAGGAGGAGCAGCAACTGGCTGCGCTGCGCGCACTGTGTCCAGAGGAAGGGCTGGTGGCAGAGGTGCTCGCGATGATCGGGCAAGACCGCAAGGCATCGGTACTGGATGCGCCGCTCGAAGTGATTGCTGAGACGGTCTTCGAGGAAGAGGCCAGGCAGCAGATTGGCCCTTATACGGTTGAGCATCTGATCGGCGAGGGCGGCATGGGCCGGGTGTTTCTCGCGCACCGAGCTGATCTCAATGTCCGCGCGGCGATCAAGATCCTGCGTGATGCCTGGATCTCTCCAGCTCGCCGCGAGCGCTTTTTGCAGGAGCAACGGACGCTGGCCCAACTGAACCATCCCAACATCGCGCGCCTGCTCGATGCGGATACCTTGACCGACGGCACGCCGTACTTTGTCATGGAGTATGTCGAGGGCCTCGACCTAATTCACTATGGTGCGGCGCTGGGAGTACGGGAACGTTTGGCACTCTTCCGGCAGCTTTGCCTCGCGGTTCAGTTTGCACACCAGCAGGCGATTCTGCATCGGGATATCAAGCCCTCGAACGTCCTTGTGACGGCAGAGGGTACGGTCAAGCTGCTGGACTTTGGCATCGCCAAACAACTCGATGTGCTCGATGTAACGCGAACAGGATTGAGCCTGATGACTCCGGCCTATGCCTCGCCGGAACAGATCCGAGGGGAGAGCCTTGGCGTGCGGAGTGATCTGTACTCGCTCGGTGTGGTGCTCTCCGAACTGTTGCAGGGCTGTGAGATGACTGAGGACCTGCAGGTGCTTGTTGCGAAGGCGCAGCATTCCGACCCGGAGCAGCGTTATGCATCGGCTGAGGCGTTGCTGCGCGACATCGATCATTATCTGCGCGGAGAGCCGCTTGAGGCGCGCCCGGATTCCTTGGTCTATCGAACGCGGATGTTGATCCGGCGGAATCGGACTGCGGTCCTGGCCAGTGCGGTGATGCTGGCAGGGTTAGTCTCCTTGGTGAGTTTTTTCTTGATGCGCCTACAGACGGAACGGAACTCTGCGCTGGCAGAAGCGGCACGAGCGCAACGCATCCAACGCTTTATGTTGAATCTGTTTGAGGGTGGGGATCAGGAGTCTGGGCCAGCGAAGGATCTGAGTGTGGCGACTCTGATGGAACGAGGCCGGCAGCAGGCCAAGGTGCTGGACCAGGATCCCCAGATTCAAGCTGAACTCTACGAGACCTTGGGCGATATCCAACTGAAGCTGGGGCAGTGGAAGCAGGCGGAAGAGTTGTTCTCGGCGGCTGACGCGAAGATCCCGAATCGTTCGACGAATCTGGTCTCGCGAGGACTGTTGCGGGTCGATCAGGCTCGATTGGATGAGGCGGAAGGACTGATTCGTAGGGGGCTTGCAGAGGCGCAGCGAACGTTGCCGCCGGGGCATCCGCAGATTGCAGAAGCGATGGAGGCGCTCGGCCGGGCGTTGGAGGAGAAGGGTAAGTACGACGAGGCGATTCGAGTGTTGGATGAGGCGGTCCGATTGCGTGCTGCGGGTTCGGGAGCGGACTTGGCGGGAAGCTTGTATGAACTGGCGAATGTTCATTTCTATGCAGGCCACTATGACGAATCCCAGGCGTTGAATCTACGCGTGTTGGCAATGCGGCGGAAGCTCTATGGGGAACGGCATCCGAGCTTGGCTGAGGCCTTGGTGAATCTAGGCGCCATCGAGCAGGAGAAGGGGAACTACCAGAAAGCGGAAGACTACCAGCGTCAGGCTCTAGCTTTGACTCGTGCGTTTTATGGAGAAACGCATTACCGCACGGGGCCGGTTTGA
- a CDS encoding tetratricopeptide repeat protein, whose protein sequence is MVARALVFQKRSDEAAVLLGQALAVQEQVFGPVHPRVASALNEVGNVAMTRNRHEEARTAFRRMASIYEEVHAGKHYLIGIAKANLASAYMADKEYVRAVALFREALAMYAQTLPPGHLNVGITSIKLGRALLRQKKYEEAETATLTGYEILKKLTSPSLNFLQNSRSDLGEIYTALGQPEKAARYREELAAVAAKSQKP, encoded by the coding sequence ATGGTGGCGCGAGCGCTCGTGTTTCAGAAACGGAGTGATGAGGCGGCTGTGTTGCTGGGGCAGGCGCTTGCGGTGCAGGAACAGGTGTTTGGGCCTGTTCACCCACGTGTTGCGTCTGCGTTGAATGAAGTCGGAAATGTGGCAATGACACGGAATCGCCATGAAGAGGCGAGGACGGCATTCCGGCGGATGGCTTCGATTTATGAGGAAGTCCATGCGGGCAAGCACTACCTGATTGGGATTGCGAAAGCAAATCTGGCAAGTGCTTACATGGCGGACAAAGAGTATGTGAGGGCGGTGGCTTTGTTTCGCGAGGCGCTGGCGATGTATGCGCAGACGCTACCGCCGGGTCATCTGAATGTAGGAATTACGAGCATCAAGCTCGGCCGGGCGCTACTGCGGCAGAAGAAGTATGAGGAAGCGGAGACGGCGACCTTGACGGGCTACGAGATTCTAAAGAAGCTAACCTCGCCCTCGCTGAACTTTTTGCAGAACTCACGGTCGGACTTAGGGGAGATCTATACGGCACTGGGGCAGCCGGAGAAGGCCGCGCGATACCGCGAAGAGCTTGCGGCGGTCGCGGCAAAAAGTCAGAAGCCATAG
- a CDS encoding IS481 family transposase, whose translation MSDNQKLIKARIGLLQLAQELGNIKAACQRAGISRSHFYEIKEAYEKHGADGLEPRQRRTPRMPNQTPPELEKQILEMTAQYPTYSYIRIADQLRLVGIGVSAPAVRGVWVRHGITLRLQRLLWLDKKTATEGGVLTEQAKRLLQKHQGRNVDPEQHIAAPHSGYLLCQDTYFVGTIKGVGKVYMQTVIDAHCSQAFAKVYLSKMPITAADTLNDRVIPFYDDEKVGIERLLTDNGREYCGLEARHPFEIYLAINQIRHKRTQIASPQSNGFCERFHRTIKEEFYSIKFRQKIYQSVAELQDDLDAYLSFYNRQRPHHGYRTQGRTPYQAFLDGKIAQAQPMAA comes from the coding sequence ATGAGCGACAACCAGAAGCTTATCAAAGCGCGCATTGGACTGCTCCAACTCGCCCAGGAACTGGGCAACATCAAGGCCGCTTGCCAGCGAGCCGGCATCAGCCGCAGCCACTTCTACGAGATCAAGGAAGCCTACGAGAAGCACGGAGCCGACGGGCTTGAGCCGAGGCAACGCCGGACGCCTCGGATGCCGAATCAGACTCCGCCCGAGCTTGAAAAGCAGATCCTCGAGATGACGGCGCAGTATCCGACCTACAGTTACATCCGCATTGCCGACCAGCTTCGTTTGGTCGGCATCGGTGTCTCTGCCCCCGCCGTCCGAGGGGTCTGGGTACGGCACGGCATCACTCTCCGGCTCCAGCGCCTGCTCTGGCTGGACAAGAAGACCGCCACCGAAGGCGGCGTGCTGACGGAGCAAGCCAAGCGGCTCCTGCAGAAGCATCAGGGCCGAAACGTTGACCCGGAACAACATATCGCTGCACCGCATTCTGGCTATCTGCTTTGCCAGGACACTTACTTTGTAGGCACGATCAAAGGCGTCGGCAAGGTCTACATGCAGACGGTCATTGACGCACACTGCTCGCAAGCCTTCGCCAAGGTCTATCTCAGCAAGATGCCGATCACTGCGGCAGACACACTGAATGATCGAGTCATCCCCTTCTATGACGATGAGAAGGTGGGGATCGAGCGGTTGCTCACCGACAATGGCCGCGAGTACTGTGGACTCGAAGCTCGTCATCCCTTCGAGATCTATCTGGCGATTAACCAGATCCGCCACAAGAGAACGCAGATCGCTTCCCCTCAATCCAACGGCTTCTGTGAGCGCTTCCATCGCACGATCAAGGAGGAGTTTTACAGCATCAAGTTCCGGCAAAAGATCTATCAGTCTGTGGCTGAATTACAAGATGATCTGGACGCCTATCTGAGCTTCTACAATCGCCAGCGACCCCATCACGGATATCGGACTCAAGGCCGAACGCCATACCAGGCTTTCCTCGATGGGAAAATCGCCCAGGCGCAACCTATGGCAGCATGA
- the cas9 gene encoding type II CRISPR RNA-guided endonuclease Cas9 (Cas9, originally named Csn1, is the large, multifunctional signature protein of type II CRISPR/Cas systems. It is well known even to general audiences because its RNA-guided endonuclease activity has made it a popular tool for custom editing of eukaryotic genomes.), which produces MSLPMFIRKPEGYYVLGIDLGVASVGLALIETRFGEICHSSVRIFSEGMTGSEKDWENGKEVSNATVRREARGQRRQTERRKRRIKKVFHLLRSYDWLPDVSGPNIQDALNALDLELANRYGQHHNLPYFLRARGLDEKLSLTELGRAIYHLAQRRGFLSNRKLAPKKDDDMGKVYAGIDSLREEVSSSGKRTLGEYFASLDPEEQKIRGRYTYRDMYVQEFQHLWAAQQNHHPEELTAVRQATLFRALFFQRPLKDQSHLIGHCDLEEKEQRAPMYLLSVQRYRFLTALNNLRLAGPGAVSREISADERQAIIEKLGQCAKLSFTEIRKMLGVPKTFKFSIEEGGETKIPGNLTASLIYGVCPALWTGLDQASRDRLVDVLKRLESVESLDDRALALRNHWDVSDDEIDKLLSLKLPSEYASISLRAINRLLPLLEEGLTFAAAKHQLYPETDNCQVESFLPQVKDVFREIRNPAVLRSLSEMRKCVNAYIRHFGKPDEIHIELARDLRRSKGDRAAMTKEIRQNELARKKAYAALIENGIPNPSRWEVEKFLLWEECRRECPYSGKAISFHSLFVEQQFEVEHIIPYSRCLDDSRANRTLAHVEYNRIKGNRTPVEAFCGREDWPEMKGRFARFARTAKLRRFLMTETDAAELLKDFTERQLNDTKYASKLAAKYLARLYGGKSDETGMRVLSCAGKVTSALRRVWDMNRVLNVVPEKSRDDHRHHAVDAVAIALCSSKWIKALSDASAKTLHRRPLRSALLADPWPGFRDDLNQKIHEQTPVSHRPKRKLSAALHGDTIYSRPQIHNGKAVFHLRKPVFNLESEADIGKIVDPVIRECVREKFLEVGRDAKRLEHDVPRMRSGVPIRTVRVRQTSVSAVALGTGAAKRYVNLGGNHHMEMIAILDDDCKETGYEASVVSYLEANQRKRRAEPIVKRDHGLNRRFLFSLSAGDIVQYGRNGQTLGFWLVRGVTTDQKGRLDLCRLTDARIKSEQERERPTAAAFLKAKGRKVNIAPIGTWTYAND; this is translated from the coding sequence ATGAGCCTGCCCATGTTCATCCGGAAGCCCGAAGGCTACTATGTCCTCGGCATTGATTTAGGTGTTGCCTCTGTCGGCCTTGCATTGATCGAAACACGATTTGGGGAAATCTGCCATTCCAGTGTTCGTATCTTTTCAGAAGGGATGACGGGAAGCGAAAAAGACTGGGAGAACGGAAAGGAAGTCTCCAATGCCACTGTACGCCGCGAAGCTCGCGGGCAACGTAGGCAGACCGAGCGCCGGAAGCGCCGAATCAAGAAGGTCTTCCATCTACTTCGCTCGTACGATTGGCTTCCTGACGTTTCCGGTCCCAACATTCAGGACGCGCTCAATGCACTTGATCTCGAACTGGCGAATCGGTACGGACAACATCACAACCTCCCTTATTTCCTTCGGGCTCGTGGTCTGGACGAGAAGCTGAGTCTCACGGAACTTGGACGCGCCATTTATCATCTCGCCCAACGACGCGGCTTTCTTTCTAATCGAAAACTGGCACCGAAGAAAGATGACGATATGGGCAAAGTCTATGCCGGCATTGATTCTCTCCGTGAGGAAGTTTCCAGTTCTGGCAAGAGGACGCTTGGTGAATACTTTGCCTCCCTTGATCCGGAAGAGCAGAAAATCCGTGGACGCTACACATACCGTGACATGTACGTCCAGGAGTTTCAGCATTTGTGGGCAGCTCAGCAGAACCACCATCCTGAAGAGCTAACGGCAGTTCGACAGGCCACTCTCTTCCGGGCACTCTTCTTTCAACGCCCGCTCAAAGATCAATCCCATTTGATTGGCCATTGTGACCTTGAGGAAAAAGAGCAACGAGCCCCGATGTATCTGCTCTCGGTTCAGCGCTATCGATTTCTGACGGCCTTGAATAATCTTCGACTGGCAGGGCCCGGAGCGGTTTCAAGGGAGATCTCAGCTGATGAGCGGCAGGCGATTATTGAAAAGCTAGGCCAGTGTGCAAAGCTCAGTTTTACTGAGATTCGAAAGATGCTCGGAGTTCCCAAAACTTTTAAATTCTCCATCGAAGAGGGCGGCGAAACAAAGATTCCTGGGAATCTCACCGCATCGCTTATTTATGGAGTCTGCCCTGCTCTTTGGACCGGATTGGACCAGGCCTCAAGGGATCGCCTTGTGGATGTCCTCAAGCGGCTCGAAAGTGTGGAGTCCCTTGATGATCGGGCCTTAGCTCTCAGGAACCATTGGGATGTCAGCGACGACGAGATCGACAAGCTTTTGAGTTTGAAACTGCCTTCCGAGTACGCCTCAATCTCGTTACGAGCCATCAATCGCCTCTTGCCGCTTCTGGAAGAAGGGCTCACCTTTGCTGCTGCCAAGCATCAGCTCTACCCGGAAACCGACAATTGTCAGGTGGAATCGTTCTTACCTCAGGTCAAGGATGTCTTCCGGGAGATTCGCAACCCAGCTGTCTTGCGCAGCCTCTCTGAGATGCGCAAGTGTGTGAATGCCTATATCCGTCACTTCGGAAAGCCGGACGAGATTCACATTGAACTTGCCCGGGACCTGCGTCGATCGAAGGGGGACCGGGCTGCGATGACAAAAGAGATTAGACAGAATGAACTGGCACGAAAGAAGGCGTACGCCGCACTCATAGAGAATGGAATTCCAAACCCATCGCGATGGGAGGTGGAGAAGTTTCTGCTCTGGGAAGAATGCCGACGTGAATGTCCGTACTCAGGTAAGGCAATTTCCTTCCACTCGCTCTTTGTGGAGCAGCAGTTTGAAGTGGAGCACATCATTCCATACTCTCGATGTCTCGACGATAGTCGCGCAAATCGGACCCTTGCGCATGTGGAGTACAACCGAATCAAAGGAAACCGGACTCCAGTAGAGGCGTTTTGCGGGCGAGAGGATTGGCCCGAAATGAAAGGGCGCTTCGCCCGATTTGCTCGGACTGCAAAGCTGAGGCGCTTCCTGATGACGGAGACGGACGCCGCAGAGTTGCTCAAAGATTTTACGGAGCGGCAATTGAACGACACCAAGTACGCCTCAAAACTGGCGGCGAAATATCTGGCCCGCCTCTATGGCGGCAAGAGTGATGAGACTGGAATGCGAGTGCTCTCCTGCGCTGGGAAAGTGACATCCGCTCTCCGCCGCGTGTGGGATATGAATCGGGTTCTGAATGTCGTTCCTGAGAAGTCACGCGACGATCATCGCCATCATGCGGTGGATGCGGTCGCGATCGCGCTTTGTAGTTCGAAATGGATCAAGGCTCTGAGTGATGCGAGTGCAAAGACACTGCATCGTCGACCGCTGAGAAGTGCCTTGCTGGCGGATCCGTGGCCGGGATTCCGAGACGACCTAAATCAGAAGATCCACGAGCAAACACCCGTTAGTCATCGGCCGAAGCGGAAGCTTAGTGCGGCACTCCACGGAGACACGATCTATAGCCGGCCGCAAATCCATAACGGCAAAGCCGTGTTTCATCTGCGCAAGCCAGTCTTCAACCTTGAGTCGGAAGCTGACATCGGAAAAATCGTGGATCCGGTGATTCGGGAGTGTGTGCGGGAAAAGTTCCTTGAAGTCGGGAGAGATGCCAAGCGCTTAGAGCACGATGTCCCTCGAATGAGGAGTGGCGTGCCCATTCGAACTGTACGTGTGCGGCAGACCTCAGTTTCCGCTGTGGCCCTGGGAACAGGTGCGGCCAAGCGTTATGTGAATCTGGGAGGCAATCATCATATGGAGATGATTGCGATTCTCGATGATGATTGCAAAGAGACCGGCTATGAGGCGTCAGTAGTTTCGTATCTGGAGGCGAATCAGAGGAAGCGACGAGCCGAGCCCATTGTGAAAAGAGATCACGGACTGAATCGCCGCTTCTTGTTTTCACTGAGTGCGGGGGATATCGTTCAATACGGTAGAAATGGGCAAACGCTGGGATTCTGGTTGGTTCGTGGCGTCACCACGGATCAGAAAGGGCGCCTCGATTTGTGCCGGCTTACTGATGCACGAATCAAGTCCGAACAAGAGCGAGAGAGACCCACCGCGGCGGCCTTCCTGAAGGCTAAGGGGCGCAAGGTCAATATTGCACCCATCGGAACCTGGACCTATGCGAATGACTAA
- the cas1 gene encoding type II CRISPR-associated endonuclease Cas1: MTNRILDFSNSAAYLHARGATLEVELNGKACHSVPFEEIAALVVAHSQVTFSQSAIARLAEAGGILVVCNDRFMPVAMTMPIESHWYQAERFVKQAAFTVPKKKRLWQQIVRKKIEHQSTVLAGATGKDHGLSAMVPRVLSGDPGNVEAQASRRYWSKLFSDKQFVRANPEDPRNALLNYGYAVLRASTARAIAAAGLHPTFGLHHANKLNAYPLADDLMEPFRPIIDAQVLRILSNSDLSLQLVPKTKHELLSILTDRFYSEGEGRTLFDILARMAQSLARVILARESKFVIGLDSPLSTDEEP; this comes from the coding sequence ATGACTAATCGAATTCTCGACTTCTCAAATTCCGCAGCCTATCTTCATGCACGAGGAGCAACGCTCGAGGTGGAACTGAATGGTAAAGCTTGCCATTCAGTTCCCTTTGAGGAAATTGCTGCTTTGGTGGTAGCGCATTCTCAAGTGACCTTTTCTCAGTCCGCAATCGCACGTCTTGCAGAGGCTGGAGGGATCCTTGTGGTCTGCAATGACAGGTTTATGCCTGTTGCCATGACGATGCCAATCGAAAGTCACTGGTATCAGGCGGAACGATTCGTAAAACAGGCTGCTTTCACAGTTCCAAAGAAGAAACGTTTATGGCAGCAAATCGTCCGCAAGAAGATCGAGCACCAGTCGACTGTGTTGGCCGGAGCGACTGGAAAAGACCATGGCTTGAGTGCAATGGTTCCCCGGGTTTTGAGCGGTGATCCTGGAAACGTAGAAGCTCAGGCCTCCCGGCGATACTGGTCAAAGCTCTTCAGCGACAAGCAATTTGTGCGAGCGAACCCTGAAGACCCGCGTAACGCGCTTTTAAACTACGGCTATGCCGTACTTCGGGCCTCTACTGCCCGAGCCATTGCTGCGGCTGGTTTACACCCCACCTTTGGACTGCATCATGCGAACAAACTAAATGCCTATCCACTTGCCGACGACCTGATGGAGCCCTTTCGTCCCATCATTGATGCGCAAGTGCTTCGCATTCTATCGAACAGTGATCTTTCGCTCCAACTCGTGCCGAAGACAAAGCATGAGTTGCTTTCGATCCTGACGGATCGATTCTACTCTGAGGGAGAGGGGCGAACGCTGTTTGACATCCTTGCGAGGATGGCTCAAAGCCTAGCTCGAGTCATCCTGGCAAGGGAATCGAAGTTCGTAATTGGGCTTGATTCGCCTCTCTCGACGGATGAGGAGCCTTGA
- the cas2 gene encoding CRISPR-associated endonuclease Cas2 — MPLSAYKSMWLFALFDLPVESKEHRRHYAQFRKKLLDKGFTMLQFSVYAKHLASEEAAASLRTTIVSALPPKGQVRILGITDHQFGKMEIYSGRQREKREDPPMQISLF; from the coding sequence GTGCCGCTCTCGGCCTATAAATCCATGTGGCTCTTTGCTCTCTTCGACTTGCCTGTGGAATCGAAAGAGCATCGTCGTCACTACGCACAGTTTCGGAAGAAACTTTTGGATAAGGGATTTACGATGTTACAGTTCTCTGTTTATGCGAAGCACTTGGCTAGTGAGGAGGCTGCTGCCTCGCTGCGCACCACGATTGTTTCGGCCCTTCCGCCCAAAGGACAAGTGAGGATTCTTGGAATCACAGACCATCAGTTCGGAAAAATGGAAATTTATAGCGGTCGTCAGCGCGAGAAACGAGAAGACCCACCGATGCAAATCTCCTTATTTTGA
- a CDS encoding IS481 family transposase, whose translation MSDNQKLIKARIGLLQLAQELGNIKAACQRAGISRSHFYEIKEAYEKHGADGLEPRQRRTPRMPNQTPPELEKQILEMTAQYPTYSYIRIADQLRLVGIGVSAPAVRGVWVRHGITLRLQRLLWLDKKTATEGGVLTEQAKRLLQKHQGRNVDPEQHIAAPHSGYLLCQDTYFVGTIKGVGKVYMQTVIDAHCSQAFAKVYLSKMPITAADTLNDRVIPFYDDEKVGIERLLTDNGREYCGLEARHPFEIYLAINQIRHKRTQIASPQSNGFCERFHRTIKEEFYSIKFRQKIYQSVAELQDDLDAYLSFYNRQRPHHGYRTQGRTPYQAFLDGKIAQAQPMAA comes from the coding sequence ATGAGCGACAACCAGAAGCTTATCAAAGCGCGCATTGGACTGCTCCAACTCGCCCAGGAACTGGGCAACATCAAGGCCGCCTGCCAGCGAGCCGGCATCAGCCGCAGCCACTTCTACGAGATCAAGGAAGCCTACGAGAAGCACGGAGCCGACGGGCTTGAGCCGAGGCAACGCCGGACGCCTCGGATGCCGAATCAGACTCCGCCCGAGCTTGAAAAGCAGATCCTCGAGATGACGGCGCAGTATCCGACCTACAGTTACATCCGCATTGCCGACCAGCTTCGTTTGGTCGGCATCGGTGTCTCTGCCCCCGCCGTCCGAGGGGTCTGGGTACGGCACGGCATCACTCTCCGGCTCCAGCGCCTGCTCTGGCTGGACAAGAAGACCGCCACCGAAGGCGGCGTGCTGACGGAGCAAGCCAAGCGGCTCCTGCAGAAGCATCAGGGCCGAAACGTTGACCCGGAACAACATATCGCTGCACCGCATTCTGGCTATCTGCTTTGCCAGGACACTTACTTTGTAGGCACGATCAAAGGCGTCGGCAAGGTCTACATGCAGACGGTCATTGACGCACACTGCTCGCAAGCCTTCGCCAAGGTCTATCTCAGCAAGATGCCGATCACTGCGGCAGACACACTGAATGATCGAGTCATCCCCTTCTATGACGATGAGAAGGTGGGGATCGAGCGGTTGCTCACCGACAATGGCCGCGAGTACTGTGGACTCGAAGCTCGTCATCCCTTCGAGATCTATCTGGCGATTAACCAGATCCGCCACAAGAGAACGCAGATCGCTTCCCCTCAATCCAACGGCTTCTGTGAGCGCTTCCATCGCACGATCAAGGAGGAGTTTTACAGCATCAAGTTCCGGCAAAAGATCTATCAGTCTGTGGCTGAATTACAAGATGATCTGGACGCCTATCTGAGCTTCTACAATCGCCAGCGACCCCATCATGGATATCGGACTCAAGGCCGAACGCCATACCAGGCTTTCCTCGATGGGAAAATCGCCCAGGCGCAACCTATGGCAGCATGA